Genomic window (Bosea sp. (in: a-proteobacteria)):
CGGCTGCGCCGTCGATCTCAGCGAGCGCGCGCCGGCCGCGCTCCAGCCGGTCGTCGCCGGTGTTCGGGATGTGTTGGGTCATCGTTCGATATCCTCTGTTCCGCGTCGGCATAGCCGCCGATCTTGGCGTCGAGGACGAGAAGGCAGGCGCCGAGCTCGGCGACGCGGGCACGCACTTGTTCCCGATGCGCCTCCAGCAGAAGGCGACGCTCCGGTCCGGTGGCGACGCCCTGGTCCCGTAGAGCCGCATAGCGCAGCATCTCGCGGATCGGCATGCCCGTGGTCTTCAGGCGGCCGAGGAATTCGATCCAGGTCAGGATCGAGGCGTCGTAGTCGCGCTGCTTAGACCGGTCCCGGTCGGCATAGGGCAACAGCCCGATCCGCTCGTAATAGCGGATCGTATGGGCCGTCAGCCCCGATCGCCTCGCAAGATCTCCGATCTTCATGTCACCCGTTCTCGTCACGACGCCAGGCAAGCTACGGGTTCGAGCGCACTCGAAGTCAAGCGGCGATGATGGGCGTGCGCAGAGCGGCAGGTCGATGCGGAATATGGGCTGCCGTGATCCTGCGTGGTGGCGTGGACTAACAACCAAAGCAGCGTGGACTAAGAGGAAATCCCGCACCTTATTTGGCCGAGCCCCACCGACCGGTAGAAGCCATCTCAGGCGCGAGGCCGTCGTTGCGTCCATGTTCCGAAATCATCGAAACGCGGCTTCGATGGCCTCGGCGACGGCGCGGATGGGAGCGGCGTTGCGCAAATCGGCGTGGATGGCCAGCCAGACCTCGCGGCTCGGAACGGGAGGCTCGCATGCGACGTGGGTGAGATCGAGACCGGGCTCGACCATGAACTCCGGCAGCATGGCGATGCCCATGCCGGCGCGCACGGCGGCGAGCTGGATCTCCAGCGTGCTGGCGACGAGTGCGAAGGGCCGATCAGCCGCGAGCGAGCGCAATGCGACCTGTTGCGGCGCCTCTTCCAACGCCGCGTCGTAGCCGATGAAGCGCCGGTCAGTCTCGGGCGTGTTCGCGAGATAGGCCGCGGTCGCGTAAGGCGCAAACGCGATCTCGCCGAGCTTGCGGATCACCAGATCGCCTTCCGCCGGCCTGCTCAACCGGATCGCGATCTCGGCCTCGCGCCGATCGAGCGAGGCGCTGCGGGTCTCGCCGAGGAGGTGGAGCGCGAGACCGGGATGCCGCCTGCGCAGTTCGGCGAGCGGTGCGACGAGCTTCGCCGCAGCGAGGGAGTGAGGCGCGCTGATCTGGACTTCGCCGGCGATCGTCTCGCGGGCGCCGGCCGCCACGCGGGCGACGGCGAGCGCACTTTCTTCCATCGCGCCGAGATGGGCGGCGACCCTGACGCCGTCCGCCGTCAAGGTCAGGCGCCGACCGCGCCGGTCGACCAGCTTGAGCGCGAGATCGTGCTCCAGCGCCGTGACACGCCGCGCCACCGTCGCATGCTCGACGCCGAGCCGGCGCGCGGCGGCCGAGAGCGAACCGCTCTGCGCCAGCGCCGCGAAATGGCGCAGATCCTCCCAATCCGTCATCAGTCAATTCTTTCACGGTCGATGGGAGTTTATCGGGAATTTCTTCACGATCCGCCAGCGTCCATTCATCGCCTCGCAACCTGTGGAGCGAGGGACATGGATAGGGTCGTCAGAATGGTCGGCGTCGGCGGGGTCGACCGGCTCGAAGTAGCGGAGACCGCGGCACGGCCGCCGGGGCCGGGCGAGGTCCGCGTCCGGCACGAGGCGATCGGCGTCAACTTCATCGACATCTATCAGCGCACAGGCCTCTATCCGCTGCCATTGCCGGCGGTGCTCGGCGCCGAGGGGGCGGGGCGTGTCGAGGCGCTCGGAGACGGTGTCGGCGGCTTCGCGATCGGCGATCGCGTCGCCTATGCCGGGGCTCCGGTCGGCGCCTATGCGACGGCCCGTTCGCTGCCCGCGTCGCGACTCGTCGCTTTGCCGGAGACCATTCCCTCGCGCCTAGCGGCAGCCTCGATGCTGAAAGGGTTGACGGCGCATATGCTGCTGACCCGGACCTATCCGGTGACGGAAGGCTCGACGCTGCTGATCCACGCCGCCGCCGGAGGCCTCGGCGCGCTGCTGACACGCTGGGCCAAGCGTCTCGGCGCACAGGTCATCGTAACCGCGGGCTCGCCGGAGAAGGCGCGGATCGCCATTGGGCATGGCGCCGATCACGTCGTCGTCGGGCGCAAGGCCGATCTTCCGGCGGAGATCGCGGCCCTGACCGGAGGATGCGGCGTCGACTTCGCCATCGACGGCATCGGCGGCGCGATGCTGCGCAAGACCCTGGCTTGCGTTCGCCGCTTCGGCACCGTCGCCAGCATCGGCCAGGCCGCGGGCCCCATCCCGCCTCTGGCGGTCGAGGAACTCGGTCCGGTGCGCTCGCTGTCGCTGGCTCGCCCCAGCGTCATGGCCTATGCCGCCGATCCCGAGCTTTATATGCAAGGTATGGCCGACCTGCTCGCGCTGATGCAGGAGGGCATCGCCGCCGAGATCGGCGGCGAATACCCACTCGCCGAGGCCGCCCGCGCCCAGGCCGATCTCGAAGCGGGGCGGACGACCGGGAGCTTGCTGCTGATCCCTTGAGGAGACGGCCGGCCCCTCTTGCACACTACGAAACAGGTGGTCGCTGCTCGAAGGCTACCCGGGTGACGAGGTGCCGCGATCACTCCGCCTCCTGCTTCAGCAGGTTCTCGGCCATGAAGGCGAGGCGCTGATCTCAGCCGCGTCGTCTATGTCGGGATCGGGAAAGGATGGTGATCCGAGACAACGCAGCGGCGAGCGGCCGGCATCGGTGATGGAACAGGCTGACGACCACCCCGCCACGAGAGCGCGACGGCCGCGTCAGCTCCCGATTTTCGACCAGCACGGATACTGCTCACGGCTTCGTGATCGCCCCGTCAGGTGCGTCGAGAGGCATCCCTCATGGCTTCTATGAAGCGGATGAAATTTTGCTGCTTTTCGTCGTCAGCGCGCCTGTCAGAGACCTCCAGGACCATCAGGTGGGCATCGAGTGCCTTCCTGACCCTCAACTCAGTCTCTACCCGCCCTATACTGTGCCGCGCCCACCATGATGATGGTTATAAGCCGGATCCAGAACTATATTCTTCGCAATTGTCCCATGGTTCGGAGGATATCTCATGGACGTTACCATCGCGAAGTCCGTTTCTCAAGCGCTCGACGATCAGCGCAAGGCCGCCCGAGCGTTCCATCGCGCCTGTATCGGCGAGGGTCACAAGAATCTCCGGCAGGCGGCAGGCATTCATCTCCCGATGGCCCTGCTCGCGGATTTCCCTCTCGCGATCGGCCTCGTGAAGGACATGGCGGGGAAACTCGCGTCGCCGAAGGAACGCGACCGGCTGCGCGAGCTCGGTCGGGCCGAGCTTTCCGCGATGGGAATCACGGCCATAGAGGAGGAGCGCGTGCGGATCGACGTCGTGCTCGACGCGATACCGGGACCCGAGGACGGGAAGAGCCTCTTGGCTCTCGGCCTCAAACGCGCCCGCAAGGACGCGAGCGGGCGGCGTTTCGCGGGAACGGCGTCGCAGGTGCAGGTGTCGGCCCTCGTGGCGCGGCTGGGCGGTCAGGTTACGGTTCTTGAGGAAGCGGACCCGGCGGGCGGAAGCGGGGCCGATGGAGAGCCCGGCGTCGTGCAGGCGGGCGATCCGCCGGCCGCCGAAACCACCTCGATTTCCGAAGAGCCGCCGATCCCGACCGCTTCGGAAAGCCCTTCCGGCATCGAAACGTCCCACGCGCCGGCGACCGAAGATGCGGCCTCGAAGAGCTCGCCGGTCCCCATGCCGATGCCGCGCCCCGCACCGCGCTTGCCGGTTCCGCCTCGCCCGGGCCTCCCCGACGAGCGCCGGAATTCGATCTCCTCGCCCCTCTTGCGCGGACAGGAGCGGAGCTTGGAATTCGCTCGCGGCTTCCCTGACGACCCGACGAAATCGACGGCTCCCGAATGATTGCCCCCGCCGACGACCTCGCTCGCGACGCAGTCTCGGACGTGGACTAAGAGGACGCCGGCATGAAAAAGCTGTCTCGCAGGCCCGAAACCGATGCTGCCTATCTCAGTGCCGGCAGGCGACATCTCGCGCGTGCTCTTCGCCGGCATCCGGAGATCATAGATCCGATCGAGGCTCTGCTCATCGACGTGGCGACGGATCCAGGCGTGCTGACGCAGAATACGGTATCGCTCTATCGTCAGGAATATGCGGCGATACTAGCAAAACTCTGCAGTGAGCTGCGATACTCCGACGAGCGACGGGACAGGCATGTCGGCGAAGTTTACGCCGCGCTCGCCAAGCGGAGGGGTATCCCGCCCGAACCAAGGACATCGTCGAAGAAGCGTATTCATATTCCGAAGGCGGAGGCGCGGCGGCTCTTCAAGGCTCTGGCGGACAGAGCCAAGGCCGAAGGCGTCGAGAGCCCGGTTCTGGTGCTGGCGCTGCTGCTCTTCTTCGCGCCGCGCATCGGATGCCGTCTGTGCGAGTGGCGACATGCTCTGATCGAGGGGGGCGATCTGGTTATCAGGCAGGCGAAACTGTCCGACACCCGGGCCATTTTTCCGACGCGGCGAGTCCCGCTGGTTCATCTTTCGGAGCGGCAGCGCGAAGCCGTGCCGGTCCTTCTCGACCTGTTGCGGCGTGCCATCTCGAAACATGGAAGCTATCATCGCTGGCACAGGGCTGCGGCGGAGCTGCTGGCCCGGATGTGCGAGAATACCGAGATCGCCCGAGTGTCGTTCTACGCATTCCGCCATATCGCGATCGGCGTCTGGACCGCCGCCGGGTTGTCTCCCTGGCAGATCGCGGCGCTGGCCGGTCATGCTTCCACGCGCACGCGGCGGCGGCACTACGGCGGTGGCGCCTCCGGCTGGGAGCAGGACGCGACGCCGATCCCCGATGCGGAACGAGTGGAAGCGCTGGAACTGCGCGCGGCTTCGCGGGAGCCGTCGGGAGATCGGACCATTGATCCTGACCCTTTCGTTTTCGAGGCGGCGCCGACTTTCCGGGCCGCTGCGACGCCTGCGCCCGGCACGCCGGCGGATTTTCGTGTGCATGCCGCCGCCATCCGAGCCCGTGGCGAAAGTCTGATGCGCTCCTCGCCCGATACGCCCATCGACTCCAAGCAGACCGAGCACGGCGGGCCGGAGAAGACCTCGTCGCCGTTCCGGCGCTGATCCTCTTGCCTGGTCAAGGCTGCTGGAGGATCGGCGTGGAGCAAGCTCGCACTGGAAGGGGTTCGGTCGACGATGCCGCGTGCTGGCCTTTACAATTCGGCGCTTCCCGGCAGCGCCCCCGCGAGCGCGTCGATGGCCGATCGGACGCGTAGCGGCAGATGCGCGGTTTGCGGCCAGAGCGCGTGAGTGCGGAACAGCCGCCTCGTCGCCATGGACCGGCGCGGTGTCACCTTCCGCTGGAAGGACTATCGCGTCCGCTCGGCCGGCAAGGCCTGGCGCAAGACCGTGACGCTGTCGGCGCATGAGTTCATCCGCCGCTTTCTGCTCCACGCCCTGCCCGACGGCTTCAACCGCATCCGCCACTACGGCCTGCTCGCCTCCAGCTGGCGCGCCGATACTATCGCCCGCATCAGGCAGATCATCGCGGCCGCGAGCCCAGCGGCCGCGCCGCAAGAACACGACGCAAATGGTTGTGCCGAGACGGGCGAGCCGCAGGATAACTGTTGTCCACCATGCCCATGCTGCAGTGGCCGCATGATCCTCGTCGAGCGCTTCGCGCCGGGCACAGCGCCGCGCACCATCCTCGCCGTCAGGATCGACACATCATGACCATGGCGCCGCGGCGAACACCTGAGGAAGCACTACCTGTCTCGGCCAGAGAGCGGGCGATCGCGTTCGGCCCGATCGCGGAAATGGAGATCGCGGTGGGTCCGGATATGTCCCATGTGCAGCCAAGCGCCGGCTCCTGGGCATCTCGGTCGGAGCGTCGCGCCGCTGTCCCGCGCCTCGCACGATCCCGCAGGACCGGCCGCGCGGCGAAATCCCCATAGCGCGGCCTTGGGCCGCAGCTTCCTCCACTGGAGGCTTTCGAACGCCGGCCCTCAGCCCGGTCCAAACCCGCTCGCGCGGGCCGGCATCCGAAACCCTTCAAACAAGCGGACATTCGCCGATTGCCAGCAACCGGACATTCGAAGTTGAGCGAAATGGGGCAGCGCCTAACCGAATTGCCTGACCGCACGGCCACGCGTTCATTGGCTTCGCCGCTCAGCCATCGCCAAAGCTTCGCGTAACAAGCCGGTTGAGCCTTTCAGCGAATGCGTTCGCGTTTGTCGGGCGCTCGCCATCCAAGACGCGAGCGGTATCCAAAATCAGATGGGCGATGTCGCTACGCAGCGTAGCATCCTCGACAGACGCCAGCGCTGAGACCATCGCATGACGCGGGTTGACCTCGAGGATCGGCTTGGCCGCACTCTCCACTCGTCCTGCGGCGCTGAGCAAACGCTCGAACTGGCGATCCGGCCCCTTATCCGAGGCCACGAGACAGACCGCGCTCTCCGTGAGTCTATCGGAAGATCGCACATCCGCGACCTCTTCGGCCAGAATCTCCTTCATCGATGCGATCAGAGCGCCGACCTTCTCACTCGTTTCAGCCGAAGGAGGCGCTGCGCCGTCGAGCAGCGGGATCAGACCGAGATCAGCCGTACCTTGCGTCACCGACTTGAACGGCTTGCCTTCGAAATCCGGGGCTGCCGACGCCCAGAAACTGTCGATCGGATCCGACAGCAGCAGCACCTCGATGCCGCGCGCACGGAAGCCTTCGAGCTGCGGGGAGTTGGCGATCCGGGAGGCATCGTCACCGGCGATATAGTAGATCGCGGTCTGATTGTCCTTCAGTGCGCCGACATAGTCCTTGAGGCTGCGCCACCCCTCACTGGAGGCTGTCGTTCGGAAGCGAGCGAGGTCGAGTAGCTGTTCCCGCCGCGCGAAGTCCTCGTAAAGCCCTTCCTTGATGACGACGCCGAAATTGTCCCAGATCAGTCGGAACGTGTCCGGATCCTGATCGGCCAGTTTCGCGAGATCGGAAAGGACACGGTTGGTGACGCCTTTCTTGATCGCAGCGAGCAGCGGGCTGTCCTGGATCATCTCGCGGGAAACGTTGAGCGGCAGGTCGGCGGTGTCGACAATGCCGCGGACGAAGCGCAGGTAGCGCGGAAGGAGTTCGGCTTCGTCCGTAATGAAGACGCGCTTCACGTAGAGCTTGATCCGGCCCTTCCGATCGGCGTCGAAGAGATCGAACGGACGCGCGCCCGGGACGAAAGCCAGCGCCGTATATTCGTGCAGGCCTTCGGCACGAAAATGGATCGTGGCCGCCGGCTCGTCATATTGTCCCGCAACGCTGCGGTAGAAATCGGCGTATTCGTCCCTGGTGATCTCGCTCTTCGGCCTCGTCCAGAGTGCGGCCCCATCCGAAAGGGCGACCGCATCTGCGCCCGGCTCCGTGATCAGCGAAATCGGGACCGGAACATGGCCGGACTGTTCCTTGACGATGCGCTCCAGTGTCCAGCGCTCGGCATAGGTCTTGGCTTCCTCCAATAGGTGCAGCGTCACCCGCGTCCCGCGCAAAGGAGCCTCGTCCAGCAACGCAGGCGCCACGGTGAATTCGCCCTTGCCGTCCGAGGACCAGGTCCAGGCTTCGGTGTTACCGGCGCGACGGCTTACGACCTCGACCTTCTCGGCCACCATGAAGGCGGAATAGAAGCCGACGCCGAACTGGCCGATGAGCTGCGCGCCGTCCTTGCCTTCGGTGTTAGCGACCCGCTCCATGAAGCTGCGCGTACCGGAGCGGGCGATCGTCCCGAGAGCTTCGATCATCTCGTCATGGCTCATACCGATGCCGTTGTCGGCAATGGTCAGCCTGCTGGCCTCCGGATCGGCCGAGATGGTGATCGCGGGCTTCGGGTCGCCCCCCAGAAGTTCGGGGTTGCCGATCGCTTCGTAGCGCAGCTTCTCGCAGGCGTCGGCTGCGTTCGAGATCAGCTCGCGCAGAAAGACGTCCCGGTCGGAATAGACCGAATGCACCATCATGTGCAGAAGGCGGGAGACGTCGGCTTCGAAGCTGCGATGCTCGGCTGTGGCGGTCGTTGTCATTCGGATTTCTCGAATAGATTGGCAGCGGGGAGACGCTGGCAGAGAGCGATATCGCGCGGGACCGCGGCGAGCCAGCCTGTTTGCTGACGGCCGGGGGGTATAGAGAGCGGCGCTCACCCGCTCCCGGATGTTTGCCGGTTGGATAGCGTCCTGATCAGAGCAAGTATGGCGTTCAGCCGCGCGGTCGCGAACTCGCCGGCGCCGGGCAACTGAGCTTCGATGTGAGCGGCGACAGTCTGCCACGTCGCCGATCCATCCCGCGTCATGACGGCCAGGAGATTGTCCTTGAGCCCATATGTCGCGCTCTCGGCATTCGTAAGGAGGGCCTTGAAGCGGTCGGAAGGGGAGATTTCCTTAGGTTGTGTGCCGTCGGTCATATAGGATGTCTGATGCGATGGAGAGAATGCAGGGGCTTTCACGGAGCCTTTCGCCTAGGCCTTCTCGCGAAACCGGTCGATCGCACGCTGTACGAGATCATCCTCGTCGAGTGCCAGCGGAACCAACGCAGCCACGATATAGGCGAGGTTGTTTCGCTCCAGCTCGTCAGAGCCCGCCGAAAGCGACGGCTTGAGTTCCGCCCATGCCTTTTCGAGAGCAGCTTCGGCACGGGCCAGATCGACGGGATCGGTCAGTGATGAAAAAGGCATGGCCTTCCCCTCGGCATCCCCGGGATATTGATGTGGGGAGAGGGCGCCGCGGAAGCCGCGGCGCCCCCGATGCTCAATAGTCCATGCCGCCAGCGGGCATGGCCGGTGCCGGATCCTTCTTCGGCGCCTCGGCGATCATCGCCTCGGTGGTGATCAGCAAGCCCGCGACCGACGCCGCGTCCTGGATCGCCGTGCGCACGACCTTGGTCGGGTCGATGATGCCGGCCTTGACCAGATCGCCGTACGCGCCGGTCTGGGCGTCGTAGCCCCAGGCATAATCGGAAGACTCCAGCAGCTTGCCCACCACGACCGCGCCGTCGCCACCGGCATTCTCGACGATCTGGCGCGCAGGAGCGGTGATCGCCTTGCGGACGATCTCGACACCGGTCTTCTGGTCGTCATTGCCGGGCACGATACCTTCGAGCGCCTTGACCGCGCGCAGAAGGGCAACGCCGCCGCCCGGCAGGATGCCTTCTTCCATCGCGGCCCGGGTCGCGTTCAGGGCATCGTCGACGCGGTCCTTCTTCTCCTTGACCTCGACCTCGGTCGCGCCGCCGACGCGGATGACCGCGACGCCGCCGGCGAGCTTGGCCAGGCGTTCCTGGAGCTTCTCGCGGTCGTAATCCGAGGTGGTCTCCTCGATCTGCGCCTTGATCTGCGCGACGCGGGCGTCGATCTCGGTCTTCTTGCCGGCGCCGTCGACGATCGTGGTGTTCTCCTTCTCGATCCGGACCTTCTTGGCGCGGCCGAGCATCTGGAGGGTCACGTTCTCCAGCTTGATGCCGAGATCCTCGCTGACCGCGGTGCCGCCGGTCAGGATCGCGATGTCCTCCAGCATGGCCTTGCGGCGGTCACCGAAGCCCGGAGCCTTGACGGCCGCGACCTTCAGGCCGCCACGGAGCTTGTTGACGACGAGCGTGGCGAGAGCCTCGCCCTCGACGTCCTCCGCCACGATCAGCAGGGGCTTTCCGGTCTGGACGACCGCTTCCAGAAGCGGCAGCATCGTCTGGAGCCCCGAGAGCTTCTTCTCGTGGATCAGGATGTAGGGGTCTTCCAGCTCCGCGACCATCTTCTCGGTGTTGGTCACGAAATAGGGCGAGAGATAGCCGCGGTCGAACTGCATGCCTTCGACGACGTCGAGCTCGGTCTCGGCGGTCTTGGCTTCCTCGACGGTGATGACGCCCTCGTTGCCGACCTTCTTCATCGCCTCGGCGATCATCTCGCCGATCGTGCGGTCGCCATTGGCGGAGATGGTGCCGACCTGCGCGACCTCCTCCGAGCCGGTGATGGTCTTGGAATGCTCGCCGAGCGACTTCGTCACCGCCTCGACGGCGAGATCGATGCCGCGCTTCAGGTCCATCGGGTTGATGCCGGCGGCGACCGCCTTGGCGCCCTCGCGGACGATCGCCTGGGCGAGTACGGTCGCTGTCGTGGTACCGTCGCCGGCGGCGTCGTTCTGCTTCGAGGCCACCTCGCGGACCATCTGGGCGCCCATGTTCTCGAACTTGTCGGAAAGTTCGATCTCCTTGGCGACGGTGACGCCGTCCTTGGTGATGCGGGGCGCACCGAAAGACTTCTCGATCACGACATTGCGGCCCTTCGGACCCAGCGTGACCTTCACGGCATTGGCAAGCGTGTCGACGCCGCGCAGCATCCGCTCGCGCGCGTCCTGCGAAAACTTCACGTCCTTCGCAGCCATGATTCCTCACTCCTTCAGACTTGAGGTTTCAGGTTGATGATGTGGGATGAAGGCCCCGTCAGGCGGCCTTCTTGAGGGCGGCCGTCGTCTCGACGACGCCCATGATGTCGGCCTCCTTCATGATCAGGAGATCCTGGCCATCGATCTTGACCTCGGTGCCGCTCCATTTGCCGAAGAGCACGCGGTCGCCGACCTTGACGTCTGGCGGCACGAGCTTGCCGGTTTCGTCGCGCGCGCCGGCGCCGACGGCGACGACCTCGCCCTCCTGCGGCTTTTCCTTGGCGGTATCGGGAATGATGATCCCGCCCTTGGTCTTCTCCTCGGCGTCGATGCGCTTCACGACGACGCGGTCATGCAGTGGCCGAAACTTCATGAGTTCCTCCAATTTCCATGTCGGTCACATGTCAAAGCGGGCCGGCCCTGTGCGGGTCTCGCGGCGAGGTTCCGCGCGCCCCTGAGGCGCCGTGCCCGCGCGATGATTTGGGTTGCCCGATTTTCGCCTTCAAGAGGCCGGCAGCACTTTTTTTGATTGAGTGCTAACAGGCTGAAAAGGCATCACAAACGCAACCTTTCATCTTGCCAGGGCTTTGAAAATCCGCTGCCATCGGCGCATTGAAACCAGGGAGCTGAAAGGAATGGCTTCGACGGACTTCGCCCGCCAGATCGCCGGCTACGGATTGACCACCGCCGGCATTCTCTACCGATTGCCCGATCACCCTTCGATCCTGCAGGAATATATCTGGCAGGATTACGACCTCGCCCCGCGCTTCCCCGAGCTCAACAAGTTCCTCGCCTTCTGGCAGGCCGAGCTCGACGGCAAGCTGTTCCGCATCACCGTGGCTCACAAGGATCTGATCGGCCCGGCCGATCTCAGTGCGGTGAGCGGCGAATTCCGGCTGCAGTGATGTCGATGCGCCCGCGGACTTGACCCCGCGGGCGAGCCTCCCAAAATGATGGCAGCCGCGAAGAGCCAAAGCGTGCGCGACGCGGCGATCAACCAAACCGGATCCATGTTGCTTCCAGGAGGATATGGCTATGGCAATGTTGGCGATCGTTCCCCGCCTGGGGAGGACTGCATGATGACATCAGACGACTTTGAGAGGCCGGTCGTGATCCTGACCGGCTTTGGGCATCCGACCGCGGTCGCATCCGCGATGGAGGCCTACATGTTCCTGGCCGACTGGCCGGTGAGCAGGCGGGATCCCGTACACGGCTTCGCGCTGAAAGGATGCCTGGCAGCGATCCGTGGCGAGATCGAAGCTGATACAGCGCGCGGCCTGTTCGCATCCTGGGCGGAAAAGCACGACCTTCTCGCGCCCGATATGGCTGCCTTCGCAGGACGCCGCAGGGAGGGCTCGCGCGGCCACGCCTGACACGACAAGAGCCCGGTGCCGCCAAACGCACCGGGCAAACGTGCGGAGGATACGGGTTCGCATAATCTGAATGCTACGCAGCGGGGGGCACCGTTGTTGCGCATTACTCGCATCCGCCTGGGAGTCGGGGGATGCTAGGAGAGAGCCAGGCGATCGTTCGCGCAGGGCATTCCTCGCGCGATCGTTCAAGTCGCCAAGACCCTGGGATGGGCCTGCGATGCCCGAACATGATTGGGCGCGGCAGCGATCTGGTGGCTGGTCTCGCCGCCTGGGAAGCGCCGATCCCCTCTGCTCTATCTTTTCTCCACGGCCCCGGCTCGCCATCACGTGATCAAGAGGCTTGTCGATCAGCAAAGGCCGGATCGCATCACCCGAACCGGGGAACAGCCTAGGCTGCTTGGGCGGGAGAGCGACAAGTCCCGTTCGGGCACGCGATGGATGAAGGCGCCCTGGCGTCCTTTGTTGCCAGTTCCGAGATCGGTTCGCCGTCATGGCTGTGGAGTGCCATCGTAGCTTTGGCAATGTCGCGTGTCGCTGCCGTGGCTCATTGGCCTTGAGGCGTCGCGGCTGGGTTTGCTAACGGGATCGTCGTCGAAAGATCACGGCGTCGCATTCGACCTCTGCGATAAACCTCCGCCTCAGGCATTGTGAGAAACGGCCTCCGGAAAATAAAAAGGCAACCATTTCATATTTCGGAATCGCCAAGAAAGAATTTCCTTGCATCTTTAAAAGTTATCATCTAGATATAAGCGCATCGAGATTGCTTGGTTGGTTTTTGTTTTATCGCGCCTCCTGCGCGACATCGATGATCCCCCCTTTCAAAATCGTTCTGAACTCATCCGATATTCTGTCGGGGAGCGACAGAGTTTGCCAAAAGGAGGGTTTTCATGACCACCGGCACCGTGAAATGGTTCAATTCCACCAAGGGCTTCGGCTTCATCCAGCCTGACGATGGCGGTCAGGACGTGTTCGTGCATGTCTCCGCCGTAGAGCGGGCTGGCATGCGGGATCTCCGCGAGGGCCAGAAGATCGGGTTTGAGGTCGCTCGCGACAACAAGTCCGGGAAGATGGCGGCGGAGCAGCTCCAGACAGCGTAAATCAGGCAATGCGTCATCGGCGACCACGGATGTACTGGCGCCTTGACCATAGCCATCGGAAAGGCCGGGCTCATGCTCGGCCTTTTTTGCTTTCGGCTCGCTCGCACTGAAGATCCAGCGATCGACCACAACGCAAGGAGAAGCAACATGCTTCAACAATCCAAACAGCTGTGCAGGGCGGTGAGAAAACCATCCAGTGAAGCGCCTGCGTTTGTGCGGGCGCGGGCGGCGTAAAAGTCGTCCACTGGATAGGCTGATCCCTTTCGGGGTCGGCGGGGATGTTCGCTGTGGAGGTCTACGCGGCGGTTCGCGATTTCGTTTTCAATCAAAAGCAGAGCCGACGGGAAGCGGCTCGCGTGTTCGGGCTGAGCCGCGAAACGATCGCCAAGATGTGCCGGTTCTCGATCCCTCCGGGCTACACGCGCACGAAGCCGGTCGAG
Coding sequences:
- a CDS encoding cold-shock protein, which translates into the protein MTTGTVKWFNSTKGFGFIQPDDGGQDVFVHVSAVERAGMRDLREGQKIGFEVARDNKSGKMAAEQLQTA
- a CDS encoding DUF982 domain-containing protein; translated protein: MMAAAKSQSVRDAAINQTGSMLLPGGYGYGNVGDRSPPGEDCMMTSDDFERPVVILTGFGHPTAVASAMEAYMFLADWPVSRRDPVHGFALKGCLAAIRGEIEADTARGLFASWAEKHDLLAPDMAAFAGRRREGSRGHA
- a CDS encoding usg protein, encoding MASTDFARQIAGYGLTTAGILYRLPDHPSILQEYIWQDYDLAPRFPELNKFLAFWQAELDGKLFRITVAHKDLIGPADLSAVSGEFRLQ